The window GCTCGGCGAAGTGGACATGCGCGGGCGGCTGGATGCCGACATCGGGGTGCTGGAGCTTGACGAAGCCTGGGCAGTCAAGTTTGTCCAGCTAGTACCACCGCGCTACAGCCTGCTACTCAACGTCATGCGTGATCAACTAGATCGGTTTGGCGAGATCGACACGGCAGCTGGTTTCTTGGCAAAAATCGCCCAGGCAACCACTGATACCGTGGTACTCAATCGCGACGACCCGCGCATCTATCGCCTGCACCAGCAGACGGCGGCCAACGTAGCGTTTTTTGGCACGACCGACCAGCTACTGGAGCTGATGCCAACCGACGATGCGCTCAAGACTGGCCATGCTCAGGCAAATGACACGGCCCCAGCTGACGTGCTGCTCACCGACATCGACAAGCAGACGGCGACCTTTCAGATCAACAATGCCAAGCATGCGGTACGGATGCGGCTGAATGGCGTGTATAACTTACTGAACGCGGCGGCGGCGCTGAGTTTGGTGCGGCAAATTATGGGGGAGAAAGCCGAGCTGACGACGCTACTGGGCGCCCTGTCAGACGTAGCGCCAGCATTTGGCCGAGGCGAGACCATCGTGATTGACGGCACGCCGATTGAACTGATTCTCGTGAAAAATCCGAGCGGCTTTCGGCTCAGCCTGCTGTCATTTGCCGACGGGACAGCCGATACGATGATTGCTATCAACGACAACTATGCCGACGGGCGCGACGTTAGTTGGCTGTGGGACGTGAACGTTTCGCGCCTCGAGCAGGTGGCGGTGGTCAGTGGTGTGCGCGCTCATGATATGGCACTGCGGCTGGAGTACGACGATATTACGCCAGAAATAATTGAGCCAGATTTGGCGGCGGCGCTGGAGAAATTGCTGGCCCATCATCCACGCAGACCAAAACACATTTACTGCACCTACACGGCGATGCTGCGACTGCGCAAATTATTAGCAATCAAAACCGATGTGGAGGCCATCCGATGACGATCACGATTATTCAATTGTATCCGCGCGATATGAATCTCTATGGCGACTGGGGCAATACGCTGGCGCTGAAAAAGCGGCTGGAGTGGCGCGGTTTTACGGTCCGTATTATCGATCATAATCCGGGTGATACGACTGATTTTGCGGCGGGAGATATTTTCATCGGCGGTGGTGGCCAGGATGCCGGGCAAGAAATTATCCAGGACGATTTGCTGGCGCGAGCGGATGAGCTACGGCGCTTAGCAGAGAGTGGCGTGCCAATGCTGATGATCTGTGGTATGTATCAATTATTTGGCCGAGCGTTCACCACACATGATGGACGCGTGATTCGCGGTGCGGGGATCTTGCCGCTAGAAACATACGCCAAGGCAGAACGACTGATCGGCAATATCACGCTCGAGAGCGAGGAATTCGGACAGATCGTCGGTTATGAAAATCATAGCGGCCAGACACTGCTCGACGACGGAGTGTTGCCGCTCGG is drawn from Candidatus Saccharibacteria bacterium oral taxon 488 and contains these coding sequences:
- a CDS encoding DUF1727 domain-containing protein gives rise to the protein MSRQILSTLIGKTVKQAARLRGGGSALPGLVIEKIDPGFIARTLAQIPRGVVVISGTNGKTTTTKIVVELLEAAGLKVFTNRTGSNFSRGVAAALLGEVDMRGRLDADIGVLELDEAWAVKFVQLVPPRYSLLLNVMRDQLDRFGEIDTAAGFLAKIAQATTDTVVLNRDDPRIYRLHQQTAANVAFFGTTDQLLELMPTDDALKTGHAQANDTAPADVLLTDIDKQTATFQINNAKHAVRMRLNGVYNLLNAAAALSLVRQIMGEKAELTTLLGALSDVAPAFGRGETIVIDGTPIELILVKNPSGFRLSLLSFADGTADTMIAINDNYADGRDVSWLWDVNVSRLEQVAVVSGVRAHDMALRLEYDDITPEIIEPDLAAALEKLLAHHPRRPKHIYCTYTAMLRLRKLLAIKTDVEAIR
- a CDS encoding glutamine amidotransferase encodes the protein MTITIIQLYPRDMNLYGDWGNTLALKKRLEWRGFTVRIIDHNPGDTTDFAAGDIFIGGGGQDAGQEIIQDDLLARADELRRLAESGVPMLMICGMYQLFGRAFTTHDGRVIRGAGILPLETYAKAERLIGNITLESEEFGQIVGYENHSGQTLLDDGVLPLGRVVRGAGNDETGQIEGARLHNIVATYLHGPILPKNPRLADFLITAALTRKGYTDKLSALPIDRTAEHAQRVAMERGR